In the Gemmatimonadaceae bacterium genome, one interval contains:
- the crcB gene encoding fluoride efflux transporter CrcB — protein MIALGGAVGSVTRYLLGGVVQRTAGMAFPVGTLMVNVSGSFLAGFLLRYFMNVQTHPMLRAALIVGFCGGFTTFSAFTTETLGLFEGGEYARAALYVAASVALSLMAVFAGFAAGIVAVPHHSR, from the coding sequence GGCGCCGTCGGATCAGTCACGAGATATCTGCTCGGCGGAGTGGTTCAACGCACGGCCGGGATGGCGTTCCCCGTGGGGACTCTGATGGTCAATGTCTCGGGATCGTTCCTCGCCGGGTTTCTGCTGCGCTATTTCATGAACGTCCAGACCCACCCGATGCTTCGCGCGGCGCTGATCGTCGGCTTCTGCGGCGGGTTCACCACGTTCTCCGCGTTTACCACGGAGACGCTGGGGCTGTTCGAGGGCGGAGAGTACGCGAGGGCCGCGTTGTACGTCGCGGCCAGTGTCGCGCTCTCGCTCATGGCGGTGTTCGCCGGCTTCGCGGCTGGGATCGTCGCCGTGCCGCACCATTCACGCTGA
- a CDS encoding dipeptidase, whose amino-acid sequence MSEDLTRYLDDNDARIRDELFDLLRIPSVSARSEHKGDMTRTAEWVRDSLSELGFETKIHQTKGHPIVVGEWRKAPGAPTVLVYGHYDVQPPEPLELWTSPPFEPTIRDGKIFARGSVDDKGQFFLHIKAVEAHLKTRGKLPVNMVFLIEGEEEIGSENLAEFVNKQRDLLKADAVVISDSTMYAAGQPSILSSLRGLAYFEINVQGPASDLHSGMYGGAVVNPATALAKIIATFHDARGRVAIDGFYDAVREWEPEIREQMRALPADDAAFLKEVGATALGGEAGYTTLEKLWTRPTCEVNGLLSGYTGEGAKTVLPAHAMAKVSCRLVPDQQPQEIERLMQAHVARVAPKGVTVTCEHLHGGRAWKATLKGPIFDAARRALESAFGKAPVITGEGGSIPVVSDFEQILGAPVLLVGFGLPGENAHAPDEWISEENFRLGMRAMAEMWDHYAAAVAAA is encoded by the coding sequence GTGTCTGAAGATCTGACTCGTTATCTGGATGACAACGACGCGAGGATTCGCGACGAGCTGTTCGACCTGCTGAGGATTCCAAGCGTCAGCGCGCGGTCCGAGCACAAGGGCGACATGACGCGGACGGCCGAGTGGGTGCGGGACTCGCTCAGCGAGCTCGGCTTCGAGACGAAGATCCATCAGACGAAGGGTCATCCGATCGTCGTCGGCGAGTGGAGAAAGGCTCCCGGCGCGCCGACGGTACTCGTTTACGGCCACTACGACGTGCAGCCGCCGGAGCCGCTCGAGCTGTGGACGTCGCCGCCGTTCGAGCCGACGATCCGGGACGGCAAGATCTTCGCGCGCGGCTCGGTGGACGACAAAGGCCAGTTCTTCCTGCACATCAAGGCGGTGGAGGCGCACCTGAAGACGCGCGGCAAGCTGCCCGTGAACATGGTCTTCCTCATCGAGGGCGAGGAGGAGATCGGGAGCGAGAACCTCGCCGAATTCGTGAACAAGCAGCGCGACTTGCTGAAGGCGGACGCGGTAGTGATCTCCGATTCGACCATGTACGCGGCGGGGCAGCCGTCGATCCTCTCGTCGCTGCGCGGACTGGCGTACTTCGAGATCAACGTGCAGGGGCCGGCGAGCGACCTGCACTCCGGCATGTACGGCGGCGCCGTCGTCAATCCGGCGACCGCGCTCGCGAAGATCATCGCGACGTTCCACGACGCCAGGGGGCGAGTGGCCATCGACGGCTTCTACGATGCCGTCCGCGAGTGGGAGCCGGAGATACGCGAGCAGATGCGCGCCCTGCCGGCGGACGACGCCGCCTTTCTCAAGGAAGTGGGCGCGACGGCACTCGGCGGCGAGGCGGGCTACACGACGCTGGAGAAGCTGTGGACGCGGCCGACGTGCGAGGTGAACGGACTCCTCAGCGGCTACACCGGCGAGGGCGCCAAGACCGTGCTGCCGGCGCACGCGATGGCGAAAGTGAGCTGCCGCCTGGTTCCCGACCAGCAGCCGCAGGAGATCGAGCGGCTGATGCAGGCGCACGTCGCGCGGGTGGCGCCGAAGGGAGTGACGGTGACGTGCGAACATCTGCACGGTGGCCGCGCGTGGAAGGCCACGCTGAAGGGCCCCATCTTCGACGCGGCGCGCAGGGCGCTCGAGTCCGCGTTCGGTAAAGCGCCGGTGATTACAGGCGAGGGCGGCTCGATTCCGGTCGTCAGCGACTTCGAGCAGATCCTCGGCGCGCCCGTGCTGCTGGTCGGCTTCGGGCTTCCGGGCGAGAACGCGCACGCGCCGGACGAGTGGATCAGCGAGGAGAACTTCCGCCTGGGGATGCGGGCGATGGCGGAGATGTGGGACCATTACGCCGCCGCTGTCGCGGCGGCGTAG
- a CDS encoding translocation/assembly module TamB domain-containing protein codes for MTAPTASPRRGYRPVIRRKHVGLAGLALAGVVVLAAVGVLILTQADIGRNFVRDRVVDVLTRNSRGIIKIGEVRGNLLRDVTLIDVSITDSSGAPLIIADTIYTEYGLRALFGKRIVLSDLRIVNAQVVIERLPGQKWNYDRIFPRDTVPHTGPREPGWGTWIRFNDVTLVNVDLTTRVPWTPGGGEGDPDREITQALAGEGRVRIIRVPGGFQNVSEYRDIHARMPVVRLNDPDFRIALIDVASGRVHAIPFNPPSLVVRAFTGKIQFNKDSVWWADARAEAPGTRAIASGRYTMKGADLRLRMRANPFSPADVRWVLPQLPERGSGSLDFSMDWEGDSAMYLVENADLRLGDAHIAGKIGITDTDTLAFHAADLRFSNVSTALLDQVLGVSWPPRPGVLSGRARFDGGFNAMRVDGDVTFVGPGSGRNRVIATGELGVGEYFRARNLRLRLLPVTAEMARVIIPDIPFGGTFTGTTVLNGSTGSTLVATGDMTHVEGGNRSRGIGRVAVRPRGARVWLDADARFAPLALATAGRFAPALGLRGFVSGPIRFVGTLRDFTVNTTLAASGGGDIAINGRVDLEGRATAYDLRLNAALFNASAVSTRAPRTALTATAHMVGTGTDPETMRGNLVADVRTSTWDTLALDSAKVRVAFADGLARFDTLTVSVPQGRLDAQGTFGLSERRQGELQYSIAVDTLSALAGVIGADTGVVAPRPRILAARVERARADSLRIARETEVERAVTGRRVPPIAVDTPSVIPRGLLAGSLRAEGVATGNIKNFGLRGTARGTNLVARGQRVGRLVADYEWTGGRTPASKLVVDAQLADARLAGFALDSIDAQILYQQPGGTADISIVQDDRTRYGLAAQYRLHANHHELHLDSMRLQFDTTVWTNTQPSEIQWGARGLMVRTLELTNPAGGRIFVDGLIPREGNADLRLAVDRFEIADIASLLQSDIGARGLLSFDVNASGTLADPRFKGAFGATDFVYNETRLPEVHGTVDYTDETLTGRADATLPNGRSIIVAEGTIPVNLALTGVTGSRIPRDRQIALRVTADSFPVAILPQLGGYVTNVRGRTSGNVTIGGTLSAPALSGTVAIENGSAKIVPTGVTVRQVYGVVRMTGDTVVVDSLVGRSAGPFRVTGGVGVGAFRAPSFDLHLTSTNARILDNDHGELFADLDVAMYGPFDGALISGGVRIREGVLYIPTPEDREVIGADDPALFAVLDTALTPASEIFPAQSPLLANLRVELNLRVERDVFVRAPNVNLEVYTDGDLIVRADRARESLTLDGVLLSDRGDYVFFSRRFKIRRGSATFVGLSEINPTLQIQGEYEVRLPTREAINIQIVIGGTLRSPKITLTSDAQPPMAQSDILSYLAFGQSGTTLTQLGGSALSTGGGAGTLVGTGAALATKQLAAVALGVFTEEIAAEAARSLGADVLIISPAEIQTDVGSFLRSTEVEFGKYVNPNTFISLTGRPDPAALRRPGFTLEHRFPSMPGYRIEMALEPRYLLREPTLERREPITRSVLGLFLIREWRY; via the coding sequence GTGACCGCTCCGACCGCCTCGCCGCGGCGCGGCTACAGGCCGGTGATCCGGAGGAAGCACGTGGGGCTCGCGGGGCTCGCCCTCGCCGGCGTCGTCGTGCTCGCGGCCGTGGGCGTGCTCATCCTCACTCAGGCCGACATCGGCCGCAACTTCGTGCGCGACCGCGTGGTGGACGTTCTCACGCGTAACTCGCGCGGAATAATCAAGATCGGAGAGGTGCGCGGCAATCTGCTCCGCGACGTCACGCTGATCGACGTCTCGATCACCGACAGCAGCGGCGCGCCGCTGATCATCGCCGACACGATCTACACCGAGTACGGTCTCCGCGCGCTGTTCGGAAAGCGCATCGTCCTGTCCGATCTGCGGATCGTGAACGCGCAGGTGGTGATCGAGCGGCTGCCGGGACAGAAGTGGAACTACGACCGGATCTTTCCGCGCGACACCGTGCCACATACCGGCCCTCGCGAGCCCGGCTGGGGAACGTGGATCCGCTTCAACGACGTCACGCTGGTGAACGTGGACCTCACGACCCGCGTGCCGTGGACGCCCGGCGGCGGAGAAGGTGATCCGGACCGCGAGATAACGCAGGCGCTCGCGGGCGAAGGCCGCGTGCGAATCATCCGCGTGCCGGGCGGATTCCAGAACGTCTCCGAGTATCGCGACATCCACGCGCGCATGCCCGTGGTGCGGCTCAACGATCCGGATTTCAGGATCGCGCTGATCGACGTCGCGTCTGGCCGGGTGCACGCGATCCCGTTCAACCCGCCGTCGCTCGTCGTGCGCGCGTTCACCGGCAAGATCCAGTTCAACAAGGACTCGGTGTGGTGGGCCGACGCGCGCGCCGAAGCGCCCGGCACGCGCGCGATCGCGTCGGGTCGGTACACGATGAAGGGCGCCGACCTGCGTCTGCGCATGCGCGCCAATCCGTTCTCTCCGGCGGACGTGCGCTGGGTGCTGCCGCAGCTGCCGGAGCGGGGCAGCGGATCGCTCGACTTCTCCATGGACTGGGAGGGCGACAGCGCGATGTATCTCGTGGAGAACGCGGACCTGCGGCTTGGCGACGCGCACATCGCCGGAAAGATCGGAATCACCGACACCGACACGCTCGCGTTCCATGCGGCGGACCTCCGATTCTCCAACGTCAGCACCGCGCTCCTGGATCAGGTGCTCGGCGTGTCGTGGCCGCCGCGCCCGGGAGTTCTCTCCGGCCGGGCGCGCTTCGACGGCGGATTCAACGCCATGCGGGTGGACGGCGACGTCACCTTCGTCGGACCGGGCTCCGGCCGGAATCGCGTGATAGCGACGGGCGAGCTCGGCGTCGGCGAGTATTTCCGCGCGCGGAATCTCCGGCTCCGGCTGCTGCCGGTGACAGCGGAGATGGCGCGAGTGATCATCCCCGACATTCCGTTCGGCGGAACGTTCACGGGGACGACGGTGCTCAACGGCTCGACCGGCTCCACGCTCGTGGCGACCGGCGACATGACGCACGTCGAGGGCGGCAACCGGTCCCGAGGCATCGGCCGCGTCGCCGTGCGTCCGCGCGGCGCCCGCGTGTGGCTGGATGCCGACGCGCGGTTCGCGCCGCTCGCGCTCGCGACGGCCGGCCGGTTCGCGCCCGCGCTGGGACTCCGCGGATTCGTGAGCGGCCCGATCCGGTTCGTCGGAACGCTGCGCGACTTCACCGTGAACACGACTCTCGCCGCGTCGGGCGGCGGCGACATCGCGATCAACGGCCGCGTCGACCTCGAGGGACGCGCGACCGCCTACGACCTGCGCTTGAACGCCGCGCTGTTCAATGCGAGCGCCGTCTCGACCCGGGCCCCGCGCACCGCCCTCACCGCGACCGCGCACATGGTCGGCACCGGCACGGATCCGGAGACCATGCGCGGGAATCTCGTGGCTGACGTGCGCACGTCCACGTGGGACACACTCGCGCTCGACTCGGCCAAGGTGCGCGTGGCGTTCGCGGACGGGCTCGCCCGCTTCGACACTCTGACCGTGAGCGTGCCGCAGGGCCGGCTCGACGCGCAGGGCACGTTCGGGCTCAGCGAGCGGCGCCAGGGCGAGTTGCAGTACAGCATCGCCGTCGACACGCTGTCCGCGCTGGCCGGAGTCATCGGCGCCGATACCGGCGTGGTGGCGCCGCGGCCGCGCATTCTCGCCGCGCGCGTCGAGCGCGCGCGGGCGGACTCGCTGCGAATCGCGCGCGAGACCGAGGTCGAGCGCGCCGTGACCGGCAGGCGTGTGCCGCCGATCGCTGTAGACACGCCGAGCGTCATCCCACGCGGCCTGCTGGCGGGCTCGCTGCGCGCCGAGGGTGTCGCTACGGGCAACATCAAGAACTTCGGCCTGCGGGGCACTGCGCGCGGCACGAACCTGGTCGCGCGCGGCCAGCGTGTGGGCCGACTCGTCGCCGACTACGAGTGGACCGGAGGCCGTACGCCGGCGTCGAAGCTCGTGGTGGACGCGCAGCTCGCTGACGCGCGGCTGGCGGGATTCGCCCTCGACAGCATCGACGCGCAGATCTTGTATCAGCAGCCCGGCGGCACGGCCGACATCTCGATCGTGCAGGACGACCGCACGAGATACGGCCTGGCGGCGCAATACCGGCTCCACGCGAATCACCACGAGCTGCACCTCGACAGCATGCGGCTGCAGTTCGACACGACGGTCTGGACCAACACACAGCCGTCGGAGATTCAGTGGGGCGCGCGCGGGCTCATGGTGCGCACGCTCGAGCTCACCAATCCGGCGGGCGGACGCATCTTCGTGGACGGGCTGATTCCGCGGGAGGGCAACGCGGACCTGCGTCTCGCGGTGGACCGGTTCGAGATCGCGGACATAGCATCGCTGCTGCAGAGCGACATTGGCGCGCGCGGGCTGCTCTCGTTCGACGTGAACGCGTCCGGAACGCTGGCGGATCCGCGCTTCAAGGGAGCGTTCGGCGCGACCGACTTCGTGTACAACGAGACGCGCCTGCCCGAGGTACACGGCACCGTCGATTACACGGATGAGACTCTTACCGGGCGCGCCGACGCCACCCTCCCGAACGGCCGCTCGATCATCGTCGCGGAGGGAACGATCCCGGTGAACCTCGCGCTCACCGGAGTCACGGGCTCGCGCATTCCCCGCGACCGGCAGATAGCGCTGCGCGTGACGGCAGACAGCTTCCCTGTCGCGATCCTGCCGCAGCTCGGCGGCTACGTCACCAACGTTCGCGGCCGCACCAGCGGCAACGTCACCATCGGCGGCACGCTGAGCGCGCCGGCGCTGTCGGGGACGGTGGCCATCGAGAACGGCAGCGCGAAGATCGTCCCGACGGGCGTGACGGTGCGGCAGGTGTACGGCGTGGTGCGGATGACCGGCGACACCGTCGTGGTGGATTCCCTCGTGGGCCGGAGCGCCGGTCCGTTCCGGGTAACCGGAGGCGTCGGCGTCGGAGCCTTCCGCGCGCCGTCGTTCGACCTGCACCTGACTTCCACGAACGCGCGGATCCTCGACAACGATCACGGCGAGCTGTTCGCCGACCTCGACGTCGCGATGTACGGGCCCTTCGACGGAGCGCTGATCAGCGGCGGCGTGCGGATCCGCGAAGGAGTTCTCTACATACCGACGCCCGAGGATCGCGAAGTCATCGGCGCGGACGACCCGGCGCTGTTCGCCGTACTCGATACCGCGCTCACGCCGGCGTCGGAGATCTTCCCCGCCCAGTCGCCGCTGCTCGCGAACCTGCGCGTCGAGCTCAATCTCCGCGTGGAGCGCGACGTCTTCGTGCGCGCGCCGAACGTCAACCTCGAGGTGTACACCGACGGCGACCTCATCGTCCGCGCGGACCGCGCCAGGGAATCACTCACGCTCGACGGAGTCCTGCTGAGCGACCGCGGCGACTATGTGTTCTTCAGCCGCAGGTTCAAGATCAGGCGCGGATCGGCGACGTTCGTCGGACTGAGCGAGATAAATCCCACTCTGCAGATCCAGGGCGAGTACGAGGTCCGGCTCCCGACGCGCGAGGCGATCAACATCCAGATCGTGATCGGCGGAACGCTCAGGAGCCCGAAGATCACGCTCACGAGCGACGCGCAGCCGCCGATGGCGCAGAGCGATATCCTGAGCTATCTCGCGTTCGGGCAGTCGGGCACGACCCTCACGCAGCTGGGCGGCTCCGCGCTGTCCACCGGCGGCGGCGCCGGCACACTAGTCGGAACCGGCGCGGCGCTCGCGACGAAGCAGCTCGCCGCCGTCGCCCTCGGAGTCTTCACCGAAGAGATCGCGGCCGAAGCCGCCCGCTCGCTCGGCGCCGACGTGCTCATCATCTCGCCCGCCGAGATACAGACCGACGTCGGCAGCTTCCTGCGCAGCACCGAGGTGGAGTTCGGCAAGTACGTGAACCCGAACACGTTCATATCGCTCACCGGCAGGCCGGATCCGGCCGCGCTGCGGCGTCCCGGCTTCACGCTCGAGCACCGCTTCCCGTCTATGCCCGGCTACAGGATCGAGATGGCGCTGGAGCCGCGCTACCTGCTGCGCGAGCCGACGCTCGAGCGGCGGGAGCCCATCACGCGCAGCGTGCTGGGGCTGTTCCTGATCAGGGAGTGGAGATACTGA
- a CDS encoding BamA/TamA family outer membrane protein, translated as MFLCLAAVSGPLAPVPASAQDEEKKPEVVDLKFQGVKSLKVDELRESIVTDESHCESFALRPICWFNKSKLFYERRYLDRDELIRDMLRLRVFYWKRGFRETQVDTVIAPRDRDKVAVTFVVDEGPPTLVSDVSITQTTPVLPNRAITRRTLLRRGDPLNMIKLDSMRLRLEIALWDRGYADAIVDTSIALARDGLSASVAITLNPRWLTTIDSIHVHGNEQVSVRTIRRSLTFEEGDLYHRSDLLRSQRNLYESNLFRRAVIELSTEETGVDSTKIVDITVVESPPREARASFGFTTADFVQAEGRYTHYNFTRGARRLTVTGAVGNLLAEQLNNKLIFSDNYVNVGSDRGRYFAPTYNGSAELQQPWFGSARNALALSVFTHRRSAPGIYVDRGYGSSATFTREVALRAPASLNYRFELTTVEAGDVYFCVNFGVCDRPTLDALRRTQRISPLTLTGNIDRTNDPFSPSQGFRGRTALEHASGFTASDYRYNRASAEAAVFRRIRRRGVFGGHIRLGWVKGVASTGEALGGLEGEQILHPRTRFFAGGAQSVRGFGENQLGPRVLTVSAAELRAGKLSKDGPLACPEPTPITDCDPNSVAFQDEDFQPRPLGGNTVAEANVELRFPVWRQLSGAVFIDAGVVTQNIDPSLPGSRAAVTPGFGVRYRSPVGPIRVDIGINPGRAERLPVISEEIVDGERRLVRLNTRREYAVARGGFMGVLDRMVLHLSIGEAF; from the coding sequence TTGTTCCTGTGCCTCGCCGCGGTCTCCGGGCCGCTGGCCCCGGTCCCCGCTTCGGCCCAGGACGAGGAAAAAAAGCCGGAGGTAGTCGACCTCAAATTCCAGGGCGTCAAGTCGCTCAAGGTCGACGAGCTGCGCGAGAGCATCGTCACCGACGAATCGCACTGCGAGAGCTTCGCGCTGCGACCGATCTGCTGGTTCAACAAGAGCAAGCTGTTCTACGAGCGGCGCTACCTGGACCGGGACGAGCTGATCCGCGACATGCTCCGGCTGCGCGTGTTCTACTGGAAGCGCGGCTTCCGCGAGACGCAGGTCGACACGGTTATCGCTCCGCGCGACCGCGACAAGGTCGCGGTCACGTTCGTAGTGGACGAAGGCCCGCCTACCCTCGTCAGCGACGTCTCGATAACGCAGACGACTCCGGTCCTCCCGAACCGGGCGATCACGCGACGCACGCTGCTCAGGCGGGGCGACCCGCTCAACATGATCAAGCTCGACTCCATGCGCCTCCGGCTGGAGATCGCGCTGTGGGACCGCGGCTATGCCGACGCGATCGTGGACACGTCCATCGCGCTCGCCCGGGACGGACTGTCGGCGTCGGTCGCGATCACGCTCAATCCGCGCTGGCTCACGACCATCGACAGCATCCACGTCCACGGGAACGAGCAGGTCTCCGTGCGCACGATCCGCCGTTCGCTGACGTTCGAGGAGGGTGATCTCTACCACCGCTCCGACCTGCTGCGCAGCCAGCGGAACCTGTACGAATCGAACCTCTTCCGCCGCGCGGTCATCGAGCTGTCGACCGAGGAGACGGGAGTCGACTCCACCAAGATCGTCGACATCACGGTGGTCGAGTCACCGCCGCGCGAAGCGCGGGCGAGCTTCGGCTTCACCACCGCGGACTTCGTTCAGGCCGAAGGCAGGTACACGCATTACAACTTCACCCGCGGAGCGCGGCGGCTGACGGTGACCGGCGCGGTCGGCAATCTGCTCGCCGAGCAGCTGAACAACAAGCTGATCTTCTCGGACAACTACGTGAACGTCGGCAGCGACCGGGGCCGCTATTTCGCGCCCACGTACAACGGCAGCGCCGAGCTGCAGCAGCCGTGGTTCGGCTCGGCTCGGAACGCGCTCGCGCTGTCGGTCTTCACGCACCGGCGCAGCGCGCCCGGCATCTACGTGGATCGCGGCTACGGCTCGAGCGCGACGTTCACCCGCGAGGTGGCGTTGCGGGCGCCGGCCAGCCTCAACTACCGCTTCGAGCTGACCACCGTCGAGGCCGGAGACGTGTACTTCTGCGTCAACTTCGGCGTGTGCGACCGTCCGACCCTGGACGCCCTCCGCAGAACTCAGCGCATCTCTCCGCTCACGCTCACTGGCAACATCGACCGCACCAACGATCCGTTCTCCCCCAGCCAGGGCTTCCGCGGCCGCACCGCGCTCGAGCACGCGTCCGGCTTCACCGCATCGGACTATCGCTACAATCGCGCGTCCGCCGAGGCGGCGGTATTCCGGCGGATCCGCCGGCGGGGCGTGTTCGGCGGGCACATTCGCCTCGGCTGGGTCAAGGGAGTCGCGAGCACGGGCGAGGCGCTCGGTGGATTGGAAGGCGAGCAGATCCTGCACCCGCGCACGCGCTTCTTCGCCGGCGGCGCGCAATCGGTGCGCGGATTCGGGGAGAACCAGCTCGGGCCCCGCGTGCTCACCGTCTCCGCCGCGGAGCTGCGCGCGGGGAAGCTGTCGAAGGACGGACCGCTCGCCTGCCCCGAGCCGACGCCGATCACTGACTGCGATCCGAATTCGGTCGCGTTTCAGGACGAGGATTTCCAGCCGCGCCCACTCGGTGGAAACACCGTGGCAGAGGCAAACGTGGAGCTGCGCTTCCCCGTGTGGCGGCAGCTCTCCGGCGCGGTGTTCATCGACGCCGGCGTCGTGACGCAGAACATTGATCCCTCGCTTCCCGGCAGCCGCGCCGCCGTGACGCCGGGCTTCGGCGTGCGCTACCGCTCGCCGGTCGGCCCGATCCGCGTCGACATCGGCATCAACCCGGGACGCGCCGAGCGGCTGCCGGTGATCTCGGAGGAGATCGTGGACGGTGAGCGCAGGCTCGTCCGGCTGAACACGCGCCGCGAGTACGCGGTGGCTCGCGGCGGGTTCATGGGGGTATTGGATCGGATGGTCCTCCATCTCTCGATAGGCGAAGCGTTCTAG
- the rho gene encoding transcription termination factor Rho → MDPDSTNPQPPSVTDEPRAEPSVQDRSDDRPGSPAPGDNPERNYPTGQEQQDRPRGRQQGGNRERQQGPSGESDTRRNGRRGPNPRHGRRGRGHGPRRDRQPQQQQQQQQQDQQPPTPVVADAEATGWFDPQRDSGFIRQAANSYLPDPSDPMVPGHLVRQLGLRRGDELNATTGRDHRNRTVVVEVRTINDADPAATARRPDFGSLTASYPDRKLKLETGKPAKGGPELTRRAIDLIAPIGYGQRALIVAPARAGKTMLLQAITEGVAVNHPQAVLLVLLVDERPEEVSEMITWGYGEVVASSFDMPANRHTDVAEITLERARRLVELGRDVVIVLDSITRLARAHNTVERGTGRTLSGGLDATAMAKPKAFFGSARAVAEQHGGGSLTIIATALVETGSRMDDVIFEEFKGTGNCEIKLDRTLAEKRIFPAIDIGTSGTRREEKLFRPEQLDHVYTLRRGLQQMPSTSAMEWLIKRIASTPGNDALLEGL, encoded by the coding sequence ATGGATCCAGACAGCACGAATCCACAGCCGCCGTCCGTCACGGACGAGCCCCGAGCCGAGCCTTCAGTGCAGGACCGGTCCGACGACCGACCCGGCTCGCCGGCTCCGGGCGACAACCCCGAGCGCAACTATCCCACCGGCCAGGAGCAGCAGGATCGCCCTCGCGGTCGGCAACAGGGTGGTAACCGGGAGCGTCAGCAGGGACCGTCCGGCGAGAGCGACACGCGCAGAAATGGGCGCCGCGGGCCCAACCCCCGGCACGGCAGGCGGGGACGCGGACACGGTCCGCGCCGCGACCGCCAGCCGCAGCAGCAGCAGCAGCAACAGCAGCAGGACCAGCAGCCTCCCACGCCGGTCGTCGCCGACGCGGAAGCGACCGGCTGGTTCGATCCGCAACGCGACAGCGGGTTCATTCGACAAGCCGCCAACAGCTACCTCCCAGACCCATCTGATCCGATGGTGCCCGGACATCTCGTGCGCCAGCTGGGGCTCCGCCGGGGCGACGAGCTCAACGCGACCACAGGTCGCGATCACCGCAATCGCACCGTCGTCGTCGAAGTCCGGACGATCAACGACGCCGATCCCGCGGCGACGGCGAGGCGCCCCGATTTCGGATCGCTCACGGCATCGTATCCCGACCGCAAGCTCAAGCTGGAGACCGGCAAGCCCGCCAAGGGCGGACCCGAGCTGACGCGCCGCGCCATCGACCTGATCGCGCCGATCGGCTACGGCCAGCGCGCGCTGATTGTCGCGCCAGCGCGCGCCGGAAAGACCATGCTCCTGCAGGCGATCACCGAGGGAGTCGCCGTGAATCATCCGCAGGCCGTGCTGCTCGTGCTGCTCGTGGACGAGCGCCCCGAGGAAGTCAGCGAGATGATTACCTGGGGTTACGGCGAAGTCGTCGCGTCCAGCTTCGACATGCCCGCGAACCGCCACACCGACGTCGCCGAGATCACGCTCGAAAGAGCGCGCCGTCTCGTGGAGCTCGGCCGCGACGTCGTGATCGTTCTCGACTCGATCACGCGCCTGGCGCGCGCGCACAACACCGTGGAGCGCGGCACCGGCCGCACCCTGTCCGGCGGTCTCGACGCCACGGCGATGGCCAAGCCGAAAGCTTTTTTCGGCTCGGCCCGCGCGGTCGCGGAGCAGCACGGCGGAGGCTCGCTCACGATCATCGCGACCGCTCTCGTCGAGACCGGCTCGCGCATGGACGACGTCATCTTCGAGGAGTTCAAGGGCACCGGAAACTGCGAGATCAAGCTCGACCGGACGCTGGCCGAGAAACGCATTTTCCCGGCGATCGACATCGGAACGAGCGGCACGCGCCGGGAGGAGAAGCTCTTCCGGCCGGAGCAGCTGGACCACGTCTACACGCTCCGCCGGGGCCTCCAGCAGATGCCCTCGACTTCGGCCATGGAATGGCTGATCAAGCGAATCGCCTCCACCCCCGGTAACGACGCCCTTCTAGAGGGCCTCTAA
- a CDS encoding polysaccharide deacetylase family protein — MLYRRGYRPVTISQILDRDLNLPAGLSPVVLMFDDASPSQFRYIERNGRLEIDPNSAVGILTEFNSRHPDWTNSAVFCTLSGAEAGRSLFGDKGIEGQKSEWRFPKMRFLAERGFELCNHTLWHANLGKYDDAFVQEQIARGVMAIDSAVPGYKVRTFALPLGVWPKNRALAKRGSWRDPKSGHVVTYDFDAILEVSGGPTRSPYDPQFNPLSINRVQVYGEELERTLDALDRPGPNGRYVSDGMSNRVARPATQP; from the coding sequence TTGTTGTACCGGAGGGGCTACCGGCCCGTCACCATCTCGCAGATTCTGGACCGCGACCTGAACCTGCCCGCCGGGCTCTCGCCGGTAGTGCTCATGTTCGACGACGCTTCGCCCAGCCAGTTCCGCTACATCGAGCGAAACGGCCGGCTCGAGATCGATCCCAACTCCGCCGTGGGCATCCTGACCGAGTTCAACTCCCGCCATCCAGACTGGACCAACTCGGCTGTTTTCTGCACGCTCTCCGGGGCTGAAGCCGGGCGCTCGCTGTTCGGCGACAAGGGGATCGAGGGACAGAAGAGCGAGTGGCGCTTCCCCAAGATGCGCTTCCTCGCCGAGCGCGGCTTCGAGCTGTGCAACCACACACTCTGGCACGCGAACCTCGGCAAGTACGACGACGCGTTCGTGCAGGAGCAGATCGCGCGCGGCGTGATGGCGATAGACTCGGCCGTGCCCGGCTACAAGGTGCGCACGTTCGCGCTACCGCTCGGCGTCTGGCCGAAGAACCGCGCGCTCGCAAAGCGCGGATCCTGGCGCGATCCGAAGAGCGGACACGTGGTGACGTACGACTTCGACGCGATTCTCGAGGTGTCGGGCGGACCTACTCGCAGCCCGTACGATCCGCAGTTCAACCCGCTGAGCATCAACCGCGTGCAGGTATACGGCGAAGAGCTGGAGCGGACGCTCGACGCGCTGGACCGGCCGGGCCCGAACGGGCGGTACGTCTCCGACGGCATGAGCAACAGAGTCGCGCGACCAGCAACGCAGCCTTGA